A stretch of the Planktothricoides raciborskii GIHE-MW2 genome encodes the following:
- a CDS encoding Npun_F5560 family protein produces the protein MSQTEKPTIQSLQTEVTHLNQELQMRDQLVQQLSQELFRLVKGKSEIIPHPQADQDCQAQVKRLREQLQGVEEQVQFYQEQIAGRDREIVELRQSVEELTDRSRMLEQVVQQLPDIYRQKFAERMAPVKEKVEMLQRENQKLHAELQSVSYRLAVRSRRQSGRLDLPSFSEGSGSVSLPSLGNPSLGNA, from the coding sequence GTGAGCCAAACAGAAAAACCAACGATACAGTCGTTACAAACCGAGGTCACGCATTTAAACCAAGAGTTGCAAATGCGCGATCAACTGGTACAACAACTCTCGCAGGAGTTGTTTCGCTTAGTCAAGGGCAAAAGTGAAATTATTCCCCACCCGCAAGCCGATCAAGATTGCCAAGCTCAGGTAAAAAGATTGCGGGAACAACTCCAAGGGGTTGAAGAGCAAGTGCAATTTTACCAAGAGCAGATCGCCGGTCGCGATCGCGAAATTGTCGAATTGCGCCAGTCTGTAGAAGAACTCACCGATCGCTCTCGGATGCTGGAACAAGTCGTCCAACAACTGCCGGATATTTATCGCCAGAAGTTTGCCGAGCGCATGGCGCCTGTCAAAGAGAAAGTCGAAATGCTGCAACGGGAAAACCAAAAACTCCATGCTGAACTGCAAAGCGTCAGCTATCGTTTGGCGGTTAGATCCCGTCGCCAGTCTGGACGGTTGGATTTACCCAGTTTTTCTGAGGGTAGCGGCAGTGTCAGTCTGCCTTCATTGGGCAATCCCTCCTTGGGGAATGCCTAA